The sequence tcatatgcagactttaagaaacaaaacaaattagcaaagggaaaaaagagaaagaaaggcaaaccatgaaacagattcttgtctatagagaataaactgatggttcccagagaggaggtgggtatGGGGATGGATAAGATAGGTGATAGAGAttaagggcacttgtgatgagtacttgGGGTtgtatggaagtactgaatcactacgtggtacacctgaaactgagaTTATattgtatgttagctaactggaatttaaataaaatttttttaaaaagctactcaCCATATGATTCTGCTTATGTGATTAGTCTAGAAAAGGCAAACTAGGCATAAAAATCAGATTACTATTATCAGAGCCAGAAGATAGGAAAGAGAGGTGGGCTACAAAGGGGCACACGGGAATTTGAGGGTTGATGAAACTCCCCTATATTCTCACTGTGATGATTACATGACCATGCAATTGTCAAGACTCACAGAATTCTACACTAAGGAAAGtgaatttgggggcacctgggtgcctcagccggttaaacatctgactcttgatttcagctcaggtcatcatcccagggtcctgagatcaagccccaggtcaggcatgtactggtcatggagcctgcttaaggttctgtctttccctcttcctctgcccctccaccattcatgcatgcacacattctctctccctcaaaaaaaaaaaaataataaaggttattTGCAATTtgtaaactgtatttttaaaataaaaataaaagcttgataCTAATTACTAAGAATTGACTTTAGACTTCTCAGGAGTACCAATCATCTCTTCCCCTCTGTGGGCTCTGAATCAATTTACCCATGGattcagaaaaaaggaagagacaaatattAGTGTTATTACTGATAAGCCTTTGTTGGACATGCAACCTTGTAATATAGTACTGTCCCTGCCACAATGTGGTTGCACACTTAGTTTACTCTTTCCAACCATGTAAGCTTCTTGAAACCCTGGATATACCTTCTGGCACATTGTGGGCTCACAAAATATGTGAGGAATGGTTGGAGGACTGTGTCTGGGGCAACtagtaaaaaaaatgttaatatacaTTAACTAGGGAttatctaaaaatgtattttctagcAGCAAACAATAGTTAATCAGACACTCAGCTAAATGGCTATGTGAGATGTCATCTGTGTGCATATTCTACATATAGATTCCCAATAATAACTACAACTATAATAGCAGCAATAATAACTTCAAGCATaatagaaatagtaataataattatgaaaatgaaaaccatgccaaaataacaaagaaacacaaatttttGTAGATAAATGAAGTACTTaaggagaatttatttattctttcaagttaCTTCAGAAGTAgtaaagagattatttaaatgcATGTCTTTTAGAGTGTACTTGTCATGCCTTTAACCATTGACAGTGACAAAAATGGGATTTGCTCTTTATCAACTACACCTACTGTTTCCTTTTAGAGAACTTGAAACAggttaaaagtttatttcttaaaatgtccatacaaGAGGTTATTTCTTCAGAAGCATCATCTACAAAGTGTGTTTTGAATTTATATGTCGAGTTCTTATCCTCTTTATGGCTGCTTTTACTTCTTGATTCcttaatgtataaataatagGATTTAAGAGAGGTGTGAAAATTGTATAAAACACGGAAAGAATTTTATCTACAGAATATCTGCTAAAGGGCCATACATAGATAAAGACACATGGGGCAAAGAAGAGAGTGACAACTGTGATGTGTGCTGACAGAGTGGAGAAGGCCTTGGCTGAACCACCAGCAGCACGGTGCCTGACTGAGTATATGATAACCATGTAGGAGACaagcaagaggaggaagcagatcAGAGACAGGAGGCCGCTGTCAGCAATAACCAGCAGTTGTAGCAGGTAGGTGTCCTCGCAAGCAAGTTTGATCACAAGGGGAAGGTCACAGAAAAAGCTGTCCACCACACTGGGACCACAGAAGGGCAAATGCAACATGAAAGCCATTTGACTAGACGAGTGCACAAAGCCAACTGCGTAGGAAGATAACAGCAGCCCAACGAGCACTCGTGGGCTCATTATGGTCATGTAATGGAGGGGTTTGCATATGGCAACATACCTGTCTATTGCCATGGCTACAAGCAACATCATCTCAGTCCCACCTAGGAGGTGCATGAAAAACATCTGAGAATAACATCCCCACCAAGAGATGGTCTTCTGTTTTCGGAGGAAGTCTATGATCATCTTAGGGGTAGCAAAAGAAGCTAGGATCATATCTATACAGGACAGATTGATAAGCAGAAAGTACATTGGTGTGTGAAGGTGTGAGTCAAAGGTCACAGTGACCAAGATGAGGAGGTTTCCTAACACAATCCCGGCATAGACCACAGAGAATCCTACAAAGAACAAAATCTGAAGATTCTGAGATTTGGAAAGTCCAAGCAAAATGAATTCAGACACCACTGAATGGTTTGCACTTTCCATGTTGTCAAATTATCTCAATCATAATCAAATTGAGTGAGAATCGTGGGTGGAAAAGTTATGTATACAGAAAGGATGGCTCATGTTGGtgtctaatttttatatttagactGGGTACCTGAACTTTAAGCACCTCTCACTCTTGGGAGATTTTGTTGGTCAGTGATTTCTGAAATGGCCCAGAGAAGTGTACCAAATAGCAAGGAGActtcagaatatatatttctgaaagataaaaatagaaacagcagGTGAAATCACAATCATATAGGTTGTGAACTTGGAGTCCAAAGATCTTGATATAATACCTACCTGCAGTTACTAACTGGGGCAACATAGGACAAGTATCTCCTTTTGAGAGTTAAGGTTCCTCCTCAGTAAAATACATGATACTGAATGCctctttgtgttttataaaaatcTCCATAAATAAGATAATGATCATGGTGGGTTCTACATTCACAGAATAATATTGAGTTTCTTAACCTAGAAATGATAAATGTGGAAAATACAGCAAGAATTCTAAAGACCCATATTTTCAAAGTGATTCTGTTAAAGAACTATTAATTAAGCCTTAAATTAAGTTCTGTTTCTAAGCTTTTAGGTCATGAGAAATCTATGCTCCATCCTTGCATGAATCTTTCACAGCTCATAGTAGCATCAGTTATGGTCATTGCACACTTTGTAGAGTCAaacaatgtaattatatatacatatatatatatatatatcacatatataatatgtaaataatatataatctatttaaaataataatatataatctatttaaaataatatataatctatttaatataatataaaatctatttaaaatattacatatattgtaatatatacttatatataaataatatatttattatattaataatatataactattattatatattaatatatatctctTTTAGGATTTAAGCAGAAAGTACCAAGGATGCACAAGTCCACAGCCAAATGGAACTGAACTTAtctcattttctgtttgtattcattcattctcttatttATGGCTATAAAGAGggttgctgggcagccccggtggtgcagcggtttagcgccacctggagcccagggtgtgatcctggagacccgggatcgagtcccacatcaggctccctgcgtggagcctgcttctctccctgcctgtgtcaccgcctctttctttctttgtgttgttcatgaataaagaaataaaatctttaaaaaaaagaggattgcTGTTTGGATTGCACATTTTTATTCATCACAAgcttcaaaatgacaaaatgagatAGCTTGAGGTAACTGATTTATGTGGTTAATAGAAAAACAGTTTTTTCAATATAGTGATCTAAATTTGTGCCATAACTTTCCCATCACCCCATGCTTATAACAACAATGGTTTTTACTGGTTTTGCTCTAAAAAATTTTTGTCATCACTAATGGTTCTCAATTATCTAGATTCTTATAAAGCAGTAAATAAAGTATAACCTTCCTTTTGTGCCATTGATAATTACCAGAGTGGAGAAAATACTTTCATGGGAAAATGCCTCATGTTAATCCCAGGAATAGCCTTGTATCTCCTTTTCCTATATACCCATTCATTTCCTGTGATTTATATTCCCAAACATCAGAAACATAAGGAAGAAGCATCGTGATGCTGAACACTCTTTCTCTGAGACAATCCCATGGGTAAATTTTTCCAATGAGGGATCTATTTTTCCCTATGTTCACATAACCTCTAGTCAATTCCCTATTCTAAAAACTTTAGATTGATGCAGAGTCTTATTAAgtatgtaatattaatatttttctctttctttcattggGTTAGCTTTATACAATTAGATTATAAATCTAATCATGAATTAAGGGCTTCaaaaatattgggcagccctggtggcccagcggtttagctccaccttcagcctggggtgtgaccctggagacccgggatcaagtcccatgttgggatccctgcacggagcctgcttctctctctgcctgtctctctctctctctctctctctctctctctctgtcatgaataaataaataaaatctttaaaaaatattgatgctATTATTGGACTCAGCTCAACTACTAGAAATCTTAAACAGGTAAAAGTACTTAAGTGACTTATACACAAACACACTCCTTTCATcactatttataatttaaaaatatagaaactttCTAAATAGCTAATTTATTCTATCTCTATGTTAAAGACCTGCTATGCATCCAGAATTATGCAATACACTGAAGATATTTATGGACCAATTTTaatcaatgaaaaggaaagagtaaTTGGCCTATGTAGAACATTTTAAGTGATATATATTAGTGAGGCAGGAAAATGTTCATAATGTACTGTTAAATAGAAAAACCCTAAATGTGAAATTATTTGCAAAGAATGATTagacctattttaaaaaaaaagaaatggtgaaaagtatgcaaagaaaaaagagggcaCTTCAAGAGAACACACTCAAGTAATGAAGATTGAAttgcacatttttctttctacttttatctATCATTCAATCTTCATTGTTGTCTATTACtttaataatggaaaatagaaatgCTCACAGAATAATGGagctaaatattatttatacCTACTACTGGACcaaacaaaatctataaaaaagcaaacaggtcgcttaaaacaaaacaaaagaaaacaaaacacagtgatGGGacatgtcaaagggacacaggaacCAACTAAAAGAACTCCCAAGTgacaaagctggaacaatttgggtaattcaaataaataaagtagcatTGGATTATAACTCAGAGTGTAAAATAAAGGTTCATGAGTCTACActggtataaataaataactcaacaaatattggagaagagaaaaatttccCATGAAGgagaatttcaaaaaatttatgtaaatatttcgAGTTCAATGATGTGAAGTCTAGCACCCCACTCCTTAAGTGTTTCCTGTACATAACTTCCTTTCAAAGGAAAGTATAAGAGGAAGGTAAAAGGTTAACTTGAGAGTGAAGAAGCATCACAAATACAGCCTCACCCAGGTGATAAAAGTTGACATTAGTAACAATGGTTAATCTCTCTGTCAGTAGTACCCTTGATAGGATAAAATGGCACTTATCTCTGGGGTCTTCCCAAAATCTataaccccagtctaatcatTAGGAAATATCGACGCATTCCAAAGCAGGGGCATCTTATAAGATACCCAACCAGTAACACTTAATACCTTCATGGTCATCAAAAATGAagagtctgagaaactgtcacagctaAGAGGAGCCTGAGGAGACATGaggactaaatgtaatgtggtatcctgggtgggatcctggaacagagaaaaggacattaagtaaaaactgaggaaatctgaataaagtgtggactttagttaataatagtgtATCAATACCAATTCATTGGTTGCATACTAGATGCAAGGTATATGGGAACTCCCTCTAATCTCTatgaaatttttctgtaaatctaacaCTGTTCTAAAGATAAAGTTTGGGAGatccctggtggcttagcggtttggcgcctgccttcggctcagggcctgatcctggagacccaggatcgggtcccatatagggctccctgcatggagcctgcttctccctctgcctgtgtctctgcctctctctatctgtgtttctcatgaatggataaataaaatctttaaaaaaaataaagataaagttTGTTAGCAACAATAGAAATGTTaactttatcattattattccaaaaatattctgGGATAAGATACTAGTgatatataactataaaatagGTTTATTGAAACTCAAagaatttctttctgcttttcacgttttgtttgttttgatagtaTATTTTGTATTAATCTATAATTTTCCCTTACATcacacttccttttttctttattcaaagatttatttattcattcattcattcattcatttaagggagagagagagcacacacacatacacacacacacacagaggggagtgactatgggagagggagaagaagactcctcactgagcagggagcctggcattacttggggtttgatcctgggaccctgagatcatgacctaagctgaaggcagatgcttaactgactgagccaccaggtaccccaagCACATTTTCACATATAAGTTACTAACTGTAcattatagacacacacacacacacacacacacacacacacttctacaCACATTCTCCTCCACACATTCCCTAAAAGGGTGGAGGGAGCAAGGgtcaagagaaaaaagagaaaaagtttgtTTTTGACATTTGACATCTGACCAGCATTCCCTCTTCCTGCAGAAGCAAAATTCCTGAACTTTCTTCTTACTGTAAATGATTTTCTGACTATTCTAAAATGGCTGAGAAGAAAGGTATATAAACCTTGAAATCAACAGACTAGTGTATAGACTCAAGAGCAGTTAAACTATTATTAGCAGTTAAACTATTAGCAGTTAAACTATTAGTTCCACTATTAGTGGAAATTTACTCACAGGAGATCATATGAatcaaaattatgaagaaaaaagacaaatcatgATTGATGTACTAGTTGCTTGATCTACAGGAACAATCCATCCAactacttaagaaaaaaggatTGATTTAgactataaaaatgtattttctaaaaagcaCTTGTAATCTTAATACAGAAGAATATGAAATGAAAGCAATTATGGCTTAGGTCTGACTTGCCAAAAATAATGCTCTTGTCCACATTACACCGGTCAACTAGCTGATTTTCGTTTGCTTGCCTGTTGACCAGAACAGGATAGATTGAAGTATTAGGTCTGGGAGGTTTATAAGCACAAGGAATAACccatttctttgaaaacaaagaatCATTCAGCCACTTACTTCCTGAGGAGCCCCTCGCATGGATTGGAAATGCTCTTGAATGTTTATTGGGAATGACATTGACATCATGAAGCTTGACATGGAAACTCATTGGCagatggaaaatgaaatgaagtgtAACAAAGTGTGCTCAATATTTGATTTGATCCACGTTACCACCTTTACAATGAGAAGATGCTGTGTTTATATGACGACTAGAATAATGCCTTCCAGAACTCTCTAATGTTATTACAGTGTACAGCTTATAAAGGACTCTTCACATTTGATTCTACGCTATGAACAACGGGATTAAATGTCACAACCTAGAAATGGTTCCATATTGTTTTAATGTATGTTAAAGTTTCCCCTATGACTTACCAGTTCTGCAGCATTTCAGAACATTCCTTGAGTCAGACATAATAAAACCTGGAGAGCTTCTCTTTCCAAAAACAATGGTATTTCCCGGAAATAATGACAAATAGGAATATTTCCTCTAAAATAAGTCATATATATTGAGAAGGTGGTAATAAAGAAATGACGTATTTTGGGACCCAACAATACCCAACTGATTATCAAGCACCAATGGGAATCATTAAAGATGCCATGCTGCTTTGGCTGTACTACAACAGAGAAAACTTTTTCTGGCATGGCCTACTTGCCAAAATTGATATGTTTTATCAAGGAAACATGAAACCACTATCAGGTGTGCTCTAATATGGAAATTACTTGAAGAATATTATGAAGGATCAATCACAAACACATAACTACATTTACTGTATATTAACCTTAGGCCTGGCACTACTGTAAGCATAACTGGGCCTATCAAAACAGGAAAGACAAAGATATCAAGCCGGGAACTGTAGTCCCATCACTTCCTTAATCCCACCTCCAGTTCCAGGAAACAAAGTTTGCTGCAGAGTATCCCCTGGACTCTCTTCCATATCCAATTGAGAAATACATTCATCCAATATGACTAGCTGGACGTTCATGACTCTCCACTTCTATTTGATGTAACTTGAAATTGCCTGTACCATTTTCAGTGAGACCACTTCTCCAAGAGTGACAAGACATGCAATACAATCAACTAACCTGATGTTTCTTGGGTCCTTTTTGTGGATCAGCAATAGTCCAGTGCCTTTCCTGATCAGAGGAATTACTGCATGTGAAATACAATGATAGACTCCCTGAAATACAATGATAAACCTTTCCCTGTATTCTTGGTGCTGCTTCTATGAAACTGTTATGGAGTCATGTATCACAGCCACTGACTCAGGAAATGAACAGGTGAGCCCAGTGTGGTGATGGGGCCAACTGCTCTGTCCCAGGGAATCCTGACAGGGTTGCACAAATTGAGAGCATAGATCCTGCCTGGGTTTGCCAACACTACTGCCAAACAAATTCAGATGAACTCATGGCAAGAGAAGCCATAGCTCAAGAGATAAGGGtttggaagagaaggaagacttTAGTTTGGGTGCTGCAGCTGGGTGAGGTGGCAAGCTTGAGCCTTCACAACAGGCCCCTCTGCCTGCAGGATGGATGCCTACAGTTTTCTAGGAGAGGTTTAGGAGGAAATCTGCAAGAGAACAGGCAGGGAGCACATGATCCCAGGTAGAGGTCGGTACATGTTTAGCCCTGGtcatgagcagggaagaggacCCGGGGCAGGGGGGTGTCTTCTAGTCACTCCATTGCTATGAGATGGGGCTGATTTGGTCTGAAGGATGGAATGTTTCCCTCATTGTCAATGCCTCAGGGAAGTGCAATAAGAGATAATGTCAGGGTCCAGAGTCCAGCAAGAAGACCTGTTAAGAAGAGCATTAGCAAGTCCTAGAGCTGAATAGGTGTCAGTTCCATTGAATTCCCATTTTTAGATCCCTGGGGCTTCTGCAAGGGGTCCAGATGATCCATCTGCTGCTTCTGTGCAGGCCCTTGGCTTCAGAGAAATATGCCTAAAATCATCATCAGGTGACTTCTCTCCATGGCACTGAGATAAGTCCACAGTGTGCAGACGAGTGGCTTTAGTGGGTCTGAGAGAAGTACACCCACCTTTTCTGTTTGGATGTTTCCATGTTATCTTATCTCATCATCCCTCGCAGATGGTTCAGGAATCCCTAAAATATCTGACAAAAACCTTAGCATTCCAACTTCCTGCCTAGTACCATGTCTTTTTTGGGTGGTTCCTACATGACTTGTCTTAATCTTCCTCTACATTCCCATAAGTGTGTGCAAGGTTGAATGTATGAAATGAGGGGGGTTTACTTTCCAATTACCTACAGCCAATTTACTTGCCCAAATGGCAAGACCCCTGGCTTAAGTGACTCTCAACATCTAAAGGTTTCATTGAGCCATGAGCCTGATTCCTCCTTGAATATGAAGTAAGGGGCACTTGACAGCACCCATCATGAAGATCTCCCCTTACTTTCTTCATCAGGGTTTGACTGGCTTCAGGCCTTCCTGGGGCTGATTTATAAAGAACAACAGCCTTCACTCTGGAAACTATACCAAAAACCAAGCAGTGTGTTTTGATTTGACCAGTAAAGGACCAAGTGATTTAAACCTGGGGTAGGTCCAAGTTAGTAGCCACTAGACAGGCATGATTATTTTAGGaactgctttgtttctctttctcttccttcct comes from Canis lupus familiaris isolate Mischka breed German Shepherd chromosome 2, alternate assembly UU_Cfam_GSD_1.0, whole genome shotgun sequence and encodes:
- the LOC119871146 gene encoding olfactory receptor 4K13, producing MESANHSVVSEFILLGLSKSQNLQILFFVGFSVVYAGIVLGNLLILVTVTFDSHLHTPMYFLLINLSCIDMILASFATPKMIIDFLRKQKTISWWGCYSQMFFMHLLGGTEMMLLVAMAIDRYVAICKPLHYMTIMSPRVLVGLLLSSYAVGFVHSSSQMAFMLHLPFCGPSVVDSFFCDLPLVIKLACEDTYLLQLLVIADSGLLSLICFLLLLVSYMVIIYSVRHRAAGGSAKAFSTLSAHITVVTLFFAPCVFIYVWPFSRYSVDKILSVFYTIFTPLLNPIIYTLRNQEVKAAIKRIRTRHINSKHTL